The Phragmites australis chromosome 13, lpPhrAust1.1, whole genome shotgun sequence DNA window TATGACCTGCAACAAGCACTGCGCGCATGGAACACGAAGCTCGATAGCACTTTGAGGGCTCTTGGTTTCAAGCAAAGCGCACTCAAACATACAACGTACCGACACGGCTATGGCAACATGCTGCTTCTCCTTAGGGTCTACGTAGATGATATGATCATCATAGGATTGGCAAAGGGGGAAATTGATCGATTCAAGGTGGAGATGAAGACTCAATTCAGGATGAACGACCTCAATTTGCTCTCCTTCTACCTCGTTCACACGCGGTCGGATCTCGACTTCAGCGTCGGGTCTGTGAGCCGCTTCATGGAGAGACCAACTTAGGAGCATATGGTGGCCGTGAAGAGGATCCTGCGTTATATTGCCGGGACGATCAACTACGACTGCCGCTACGGGAAAGCAGAGGAGGGACGGCTGGTTGACTACAGCGACAGCGACCTCACCGGTGACATTGATACGCAGAAGAGCACTTATGGCACTCTGTTCTTCTATGGTGACAGCCTGGTGAGTTGGCATTCTCTCAAACAAAGGGTGGTAACACTGTCGTCCTGTGAAGCAGAGTATGTCGCCACCACCACTGAAGCTACACAAGGTGTGTGGCTAGCTCGATTGCTCGGTGACTTCAAGGGGAAGCCTGCCGACACCGTCGAGCTCAAGATTGACAACAAATCAGCTCTAACATTGAGCAAAAATCATGTGTTCCATGAGCGCAACAAGCACATCAATGTGCGCTACCACTTCATTAGAGGGTGCTTGTACAACAGAATTGTCAGTGTAGACTTCATTAGCACCAAGGACTAGCTCGCACACATCTTAATAAAGGTATTAGGGTGAGTTCGATTCCAGGAGCTTAGAGTTAGGACTGGAAAGGTCCAAATTAAACCTAAGCAAACACACAAGGCTTAGGAGGAGTAATGTTAGTGTAATCTTTGTGTGTCGGTTAGAGGTCAGTTAGTTTAATCTTTTTGCTATGTCGGTTTGCAACAGTATGTCAGTCACTGCATCAACAGTAACTTGtttactgtagcaacagtaaGCCGGTTTTGTGCCTATGTAATGGGTTGAATTCCCTCTGGTTGTAGTATGCCTTGGATGTTCTAAATCCAATAGAAGCTGTTAGCAGCTAGAAAACTCCTGTGTCTAGTGTGTGCTTGCGTGAGT harbors:
- the LOC133889488 gene encoding secreted RxLR effector protein 161-like — its product is MVAVKRILRYIAGTINYDCRYGKAEEGRLVDYSDSDLTGDIDTQKSTYGTLFFYGDSLVSWHSLKQRVVTLSSCEAEYVATTTEATQGVWLARLLGDFKGKPADTVELKIDNKSALTLSKNHVFHERNKHINVRYHFIRGCLYNRIVSVDFISTKD